One Euphorbia lathyris chromosome 1, ddEupLath1.1, whole genome shotgun sequence DNA segment encodes these proteins:
- the LOC136230252 gene encoding cysteine-rich receptor-like protein kinase 1 yields MQLPFKFLQIVTWVFLVSSSSCSGTTNDSQTQLMCGSPRNTLNSTVPMSFFPNYVNAMETLQGQVFSRKSGQASVSVPPPEVFGLAQCQSGLSNFDCNLCFSQGRVKLPRCIPNPGARIYLEGCFLRYDTYNFFHESTNPKYDFINCTTQTNASIEKPLQVEFKNKVAQLITNVSELALKNRSFATVEAESEPVPAYALAQCWDSLKIEECRECLVAAGRELGNCAPGAGGQAMFTGCYMRYSTTKFFNSSSAVAPEEGGPDAYFVTAIAIASLGFLILACFGAYIGYEKLSKNRKEEQERTMRLLSINSNLNFQYEVLEEATNYFSDEMKLGQGGAGTVFKGTLQDGSEVAVKRLEYTTRQWVDQFFNEVNLINGIQHNNLVRLLGCSIEGPESLLVYEYVLNKSLDQIIFVKKTEQVLSWEQRYKIIAGTAEGLAHLHGGCGVKIIHRDIKASNILIAEDLTPKISDFGLARFANDECGNSSIAGTLGYMAPEYLIRGQLTEKADVYGYGVLILEIACGKKNSVYTQGSSSILHTVWKHYKANTLVKSIDPRLEDVYSRKEAENVLQIGLVCTQTSSSLRPSMPEVVPMLRFKDTPIPSPKQPPFLNASVLCAGGLTESSITKVSLSTHVLESAVLDFPISH; encoded by the exons ATGCAATTACCATTCAAATTCCTTCAAATCGTTACATGGGTATTtttagtttcttcttcttcttgttctggTACTACTAATGATTCTCAAACTCAACTTATGTGCGGTTCTCCGAGGAACACCTTAAATTCTACAGTCCCAATGTCATTTTTCCCCAATTATGTAAATGCAATGGAAACACTCCAAGGACAAGTCTTTTCCAGAAAATCAGGGCAGGCATCTGTAAGCGTGCCACCGCCTGAAGTTTTTGGTTTAGCGCAGTGTCAAAGTGGTCTATCAAACTTCGATTGCAATCTTTGTTTTAGCCAAGGCAGAGTAAAGCTCCCTCGCTGTATTCCCAACCCCGGCGCTCGTATCTATCTCGAAGGCTGTTTTCTCCGTTACGATACTTACAACTTCTTTCATGAATCTACAAACCCTAAATACGATTTTATCAACTGTACCACCCAAACAAATGCTTCAATTGAAAAGCCTCTGCAGGTGGAATTTAAGAACAAGGTTGCACAATTGATTACGAATGTCTCTGAATTAGCCCTAAAAAACAGATCTTTCGCTACGGTTGAGGCAGAATCAGAGCCAGTACCTGCTTACGCATTGGCTCAATGTTGGGATTCTCTTAAAATTGAGGAGTGTAGAGAATGTTTGGTGGCGGCAGGAAGAGAATTGGGGAATTGTGCTCCTGGAGCAGGGGGTCAGGCCATGTTTACTGGTTGTTATATGAGGTATTCTACGACGAAATTCTTTAATAGCAGCTCAGCTGTAGCTCCAGAAGAGG GTGGTCCTGATGCTTATTTTGTGACAGCCATTGCTATAGCATCACTAGGATTTCTTATACTGGCTTGTTTTGGGGCTTATATTGGGTACGAGAAATTGTCCAAGAACAGAAAAGAAG AGCAAGAGAGAACCATGAGGCTGTTGTCGATCAATTCAAATTTGAATTTCCAGTATGAAGTGTTGGAAGAGGCAACCAATTATTTCAGTGATGAAATGAAATTAGGGCAAGGAGGAGCAGGCACTGTTTTCAAAGGAACTCTACAAGATGGAAGTGAGGTTGCAGTTAAAAGACTTGAGTATACAACAAGACAGTGGGTTGATCAATTCTTCAATGAAGTCAATCTCATTAATGGTATTCAACACAACAATCTTGTAAGACTATTAGGTTGCAGCATCGAAGGCCCCGAAAGCCTTCTAGTTTATGAATATGTACTCAATAAGAGTCTCGAtcaaattatttttg TGAAGAAGACAGAGCAAGTGCTAAGCTGGGAGCAGCGGTACAAAATCATAGCAGGAACAGCAGAAGGGCTTGCACATCTCCATGGAGGGTGCGGCGTGAAGATTATCCATAGAGACATAAAAGCAAGCAACATTCTGATTGCTGAAGACCTTACTCCCAAGATTTCAGACTTTGGGCTTGCTCGTTTTGCTAATGATGAATGTGGTAACAGTAGCATTGCAGGAACACT GGGATATATGGCTCCAGAGTATCTTATTCGGGGACAATTAACAGAGAAAGCTGATGTCTATGGTTATGGGGTTCTTATTCTGGAAATTGCCTGTGGTAAAAAGAACAGTGTTTATACACAGGGCTCAAGTTCTATCCTTCACACG GTGTGGAAGCATTACAAGGCAAATACACTAGTTAAATCAATAGATCCGAGGCTAGAAGATGTATATAGTAGGAAAGAAGCAGAAAATGTGCTTCAAATAGGACTTGTATGCACACAGACATCTTCATCATTAAGACCATCTATGCCTGAAGTAGTTCCAATGTTAAGATTTAAAGATACCCCAATACCTTCTCCTAAGCAACCTCCTTTCTTGAATGCTAGTGTGCTTTGTGCTGGTGGTTTAACTGAATCCTCTATTACTAAAGTTTCTCTTTCAACCCATGTATTAGAATCTGCCGTTTTGGACTTTCCAATTTCACACTAA